The Prunus persica cultivar Lovell chromosome G8, Prunus_persica_NCBIv2, whole genome shotgun sequence genome includes a region encoding these proteins:
- the LOC18766805 gene encoding cyclin-P3-1, producing the protein MGTLALDNENVGSDVYCQLGLRESAKGVMKIPRVLSPLSSLLERCVQKNEMLLEATDIKEVMTIFHGLRAPTLSIRQYIDRIFKYSGCSPSCFVVAQIYVDRFIQCTEVRLTSFNIHRLLITGVMLAAKFIDDAFFNNAYYAKVGGVSTSELNRLEMKFLFTIDFRLQVSIETFKRYCSQLEKEAAGLQIERLIQACGIKENWSNKDDSTCAPTVAR; encoded by the exons ATGGGAACTTTGGCACTTGACAATGAAAACGTAGGCTCGGATGTTTACTGCCAATTGGGGCTAAGGGAATCGGCAAAAGGAGTTATGAAAATCCCTCGGGTTCTGTCACCTCTCTCATCACTTCTTGAGAGATGTGTTCAAAAGAATGAGATGCTATTGGAGGCAACGGACATTAAAGAAGTCATGACCATATTTCATGGTTTACGAGCACCCACTTTGAGCATTCGGCAATATATTGATCGCATCTTTAAATACTCTGGCTGTAGCCCATCATGCTTCGTTGTTGCACAGATCTATGTGGACAGATTTATCCAGTGCACAGAAGTCCGTTTAACTTCTTTCAATATTCACCGGCTTCTGATAACAGGTGTAATGCTAGCAGCGAAGTTTATTGATGACGC ATTCTTCAACAATGCATACTATGCCAAAGTAGGAGGAGTGAGCACAAGTGAGTTGAATAGGTTGGAAATGAAGTTCTTGTTTACTATAGATTTCAGGCTTCAAGTTAGCATAGAGACATTTAAGAGATATTGTTCTCAGTTGGAAAAGGAAGCTGCAGGGCTCCAGATTGAACGTTTGATCCAAGCCTGTGGGATCAAAGAGAATTGGTCCAACAAAGACGATTCAACTTGTGCTCCTACAGTTGCAAGATGA
- the LOC18767978 gene encoding ARM REPEAT PROTEIN INTERACTING WITH ABF2: protein MDHSQKRTVTTRRGLKRKLEEEFREDGPENEPDLNVPAVEPRDVCEDLESMIRRRVQTLQSTFSSSEADRLAAKTATRAIALVAKKEEHVNLVVECGAVPALVKHLQAPPPERGGDNSPIPYAHEVEKDSAFALGLIAVKLEHQQLIVDAGALPHLVDLLKRHKRDSAPADGVIRRAANAIANIAHENSSIKTRVRIEGGIPPLVELLNFFNTKVQISAAGALRTLAFKNDENKNQIVECNALPTLVLMLRSEDAAMTFEAVGVIGNLVHSSPSIKKLVLLAGALQPVIGLLSSSCTESQREAALLLGQFAAADSDCKAHIVQRGALKPLIEMLKSPDAQVREMSAFALGRLAQDMHNQAGIAHNGGIVPLLKLLNSKNGSLQHNAAFSLYGLAENEDNVAALIKLGGVQKLQDGEFVAQQTKDCVAKTLKRLEEKICGQVLNNLLYLMRAAEKPVQKRVALALAHLCNPGDQETIFIDNKGLELLLGLLESPSLKEKQDGSLALYKVATKATSLSHLDPAPSSPTQQVYLGEKYVNNPTLSDITFLVEGKRFYAHRICLLASSDAFRAMFDGGYRERDAKDVEIPNIRWDVFELMMRFIYTGSVDVKLDIAQDLLRAADQYLLEGLKRLCEHAIAQNIYVENVSLMFELSEAFNAVSLRQACILFILEQFDNLITKPWYPGLINRIVPEIRRFFTNALTMPIQATSQQA, encoded by the exons ATGGATCACTCTCAGAAGCGAACCGTCACCACCAGACGAGGCTTGAAGCGGAAGCTCGAAGAAGAATTCAGAGAAGACGGGCCTGAAAATGAACCCGATCTCAACGTCCCGGCCGTCGAGCCCCGAGACGTTTGTGAAGATCTGGAAAGTATGATTCGCCGCCGAGTCCAAACTCTCCAGTCCACCTTCTCTTCCTCCGAAGCAGATCGCCTCGCCGCCAAGACTGCCACTCGTGCCATCGCTTTAGTCGCCAAGAAAG AGGAACATGTGAACCTCGTAGTAGAGTGTGGAGCAGTTCCGGCTCTGGTTAAGCATCTACAGGCTCCGCCGCCAGAGAGAGGAGGCGATAACAGTCCGATTCCGTACGCGCATGAGGTCGAGAAAGACAGTGCTTTTGCGCTCGGGCTTATTGCCGTTAAG CTGGAGCATCAGCAACTCATAGTTGATGCTGGAGCTTTGCCGCATCTTGTTGATCTGTTAAAAAGGCACAAGAGGGACTCAGCACCAGCTGATGGTGTTATTAGGAGAGCTGCTAATGCAATCGCTAACATTGCTCATGAAAATAGCAGCATCAAGACCCGTGTCAG GATTGAAGGTGGAATCCCTCCTCTTGTTGAGCTACTTAACTTCTTTAACACAAAGGTACAGATATCTGCTGCAGGCGCCCTGCGGACCCTTGCATttaaaaatgatgaaaacaaaaatcag ATTGTAGAGTGCAATGCTCTGCCTACCCTGGTACTAATGCTTCGATCTGAGGATGCAGCTATGACGTTTGAAGCG GTTGGAGTAATTGGTAATCTTGTCCACTCATCCCCAAGCATCAAGAAATTAGTTCTTCTTGCTGGTGCTTTACAACCTGTTATTGGATTACTCAG TTCCAGCTGTACGGAGAGTCAAAGAGAAGCTGCTTTATTACTTGGTCAGTTTGCTGCAGCTGATTCAGATTGCAAG GCACATATAGTTCAGAGGGGTGCTTTAAAACCATTAATTGAGATGCTTAAATCACCTGATGCGCAGGTTAGGGAGATGTCAGCTTTTGCGCTTGGGAGGTTGGCACAG GACATGCATAACCAAGCTGGCATTGCTCATAATGGTGGTATAGTGCCTCTTCTCAAGCTTCTTAATTCAAAAAATGGATCTCTACAACACAATGCTGCATTTTCTCTTTATGGTCTTGCAGAAAATGAG GATAATGTTGCAGCTTTAATTAAGCTTGGAGGTGTTCAGAAACTCCAAGATGGAGAATTTGTTGCTCAA CAAACTAAGGATTGTGTGGCAAAGACATTGAAAAGATTAGAGGAGAAGATTTGTGGACAA GTTCTAAATAATCTATTATATCTGATGCGGGCTGCGGAGAAGCCTGTTCAAAAACGAGTGGCTTTGGCTCTTGCTCATCTTTGTAACCCTGGTGATCAGGAAACCATTTTTATTGATAACAAAG GATTAGAGTTGCTTTTAGGGCTTCTCGAATCTCCAAGCCTGAAGGAGAAACAAGATGGTTCTTTGGCCTTGTACAAAGTGGCTACAAAAGCCACTTCACTCTCCCATTTGGATCCAGCTCCTTCATCACCCACCCAAcag GTGTATTTGGGTGAAAAATACGTAAACAATCCTACACTTTCTGACATCACATTCTTAGTTGAAG GTAAACGGTTCTATGCCCACAGAATTTGTCTGCTTGCTTCTTCTGATGCATTCCGTGCCATGTTTGATGGTGGTTACAGG GAGAGAGATGCTAAGGATGTAGAGATTCCAAATATTAGATGGGACGTTTTTGAATTGATGATGAG ATTCATATACACAGGATCTGTAGATGTCAAATTGGATATTGCTCAGGATCTCCTCAGAGCTGCTGATCAGTATCTTTTGGAGGGTCTCAAGCGCCTCTGCGAGCATGCCATTGCTCAG aACATCTACGTCGAAAATGTTTCGCTCATGTTTGAGTTATCAGAGGCCTTCAATGCCGTGTCATTAAGGCAAGCATGCATTCTGTTCATCTTGGAGCAATTTGACAATTTGATTACCAAACCATG GTATCCCGGACTGATAAATCGTATTGTACCAGAGATCCGCAGATTTTTTACTAATGCACTTACAATGCCTATCCAGGCAACCTCGCAGCAGGCTTAG